In a genomic window of Candidatus Avedoeria danica:
- a CDS encoding tetratricopeptide repeat protein: MSGGEPVDRPVAEVAAAADPAAVADWHARLRGALQDLADRPNDRHAELRRVQATLALGQPGAALAILRRYLHAVPDDARALDLLAAAQLLLGRPRPALVAADLAIAADPTYTIARYNRACARARLGDVDGALADLAVLVEVMPDVVVGAVTDPDLATLRSDPRLAALVDVATAGVTAPG, from the coding sequence ATGTCCGGTGGTGAGCCGGTTGACAGGCCGGTGGCCGAAGTCGCCGCCGCCGCCGACCCCGCCGCTGTGGCCGACTGGCACGCCCGACTGCGGGGCGCCCTCCAGGATCTGGCCGACCGGCCCAACGACCGTCACGCCGAGCTGCGCCGCGTCCAGGCAACCCTTGCCCTCGGCCAACCCGGTGCGGCGCTGGCGATCCTGCGGCGCTACCTCCACGCCGTCCCCGACGACGCCCGCGCGCTGGACCTGCTGGCCGCGGCGCAGCTCCTCCTCGGCCGCCCCCGCCCGGCGCTCGTCGCGGCCGACCTGGCGATCGCGGCCGACCCGACGTACACGATCGCCCGCTACAACCGCGCCTGCGCCCGCGCCCGCCTCGGCGACGTCGATGGTGCGCTGGCCGATCTGGCCGTGTTGGTCGAAGTGATGCCTGACGTCGTGGTGGGTGCGGTGACCGATCCCGACCTGGCGACGCTGCGATCCGACCCGCGGCTGGCGGCGCTGGTCGACGTCGCGACGGCCGGCGTGACGGCGCCGGGCTAG